AAGCCGATAAGGAGTCTCCGGTACCATTTATCCGTTCTGTTTTATGGTATGGTGCCTCCAACCAATGACTTTCTCCTGTTTCTAATAACAAGTAATCCACAACTTTTGTTTGTTTCCCATCTTGATGAGCACCTTTGATTACGATGTTTTTAGCACCCATTTTTTGTAAAATGCGAGCAGCTATTTCAAAGTCTTTTGCTGTATCCAATTTCATATCTGTTAGTTTTTCTGCTTCGTAAAAGTTCGGTGTTAAAACAAAAGCTAAAGGAATCAACTCTTTTTTTAACGTTGCTAAAGCGTCTTCTTCGATTAGCATATTACCATGTTTTGTCATAATAACAGGATCTACCACCAAAGGACCAAAATCATACTGACGATAATTTCTAACGATTGCCTGTATTAATTCTGAATTGGCAAGCATTCCAGTCTTGCTGGCACGAATCTGGTAATCGGCTGCTAGCAATTCAAATTGTTTATCAATAAATTCTGTCGGTAAAGTTACACT
The genomic region above belongs to Enterococcus saigonensis and contains:
- the thiD gene encoding bifunctional hydroxymethylpyrimidine kinase/phosphomethylpyrimidine kinase, with protein sequence MEQYPQALTIAGSDSDGSAGMQADLHTFFARKVYGASVLTACVAGNSYGIGASVTLPTEFIDKQFELLAADYQIRASKTGMLANSELIQAIVRNYRQYDFGPLVVDPVIMTKHGNMLIEEDALATLKKELIPLAFVLTPNFYEAEKLTDMKLDTAKDFEIAARILQKMGAKNIVIKGAHQDGKQTKVVDYLLLETGESHWLEAPYHKTERINGTGDSLSACITAELAKGQEVLIAVKTAKEFVNKAIAAELVIGHKFGPINHWAGNDF